One part of the Marinobacter sp. M3C genome encodes these proteins:
- a CDS encoding DUF3299 domain-containing protein → MVNKLHRVSRVRHCFALPLGLLLMVFLPLAHAELPEIDWLDLMPAEDLALLESMPEIVHDGEGPPLLPDEIMTGRVVTAMANTRGRIPGFVVPLKTTEDMRILEFFLVPYFGACIHVPPPPPNQLIHMKYKKGFKLTALYDPVWVEGTILIDRTENVIGTSSYSMAVESVYPYEP, encoded by the coding sequence ATGGTGAATAAGTTGCATAGAGTGAGTCGTGTTCGGCACTGTTTTGCGTTGCCCTTGGGGTTGCTGCTGATGGTGTTTTTACCTTTGGCGCACGCGGAGCTACCGGAGATTGATTGGTTGGATTTGATGCCGGCGGAAGATCTGGCATTGCTAGAGAGCATGCCGGAAATTGTGCACGATGGCGAAGGCCCGCCCTTGCTTCCAGACGAAATTATGACCGGGCGCGTGGTAACGGCCATGGCCAACACCCGGGGCCGTATTCCGGGTTTCGTTGTGCCGCTGAAGACGACAGAGGATATGCGCATTCTGGAGTTTTTCCTGGTGCCTTATTTTGGTGCCTGTATTCATGTGCCACCGCCGCCGCCCAATCAGCTTATCCATATGAAGTACAAAAAAGGCTTCAAGCTGACTGCGCTCTACGACCCGGTCTGGGTTGAGGGTACGATTTTGATTGACCGTACCGAGAATGTGATCGGGACTTCGTCTTATTCCATGGCGGTGGAGTCGGTTTATCCTTATGAGCCCTGA
- a CDS encoding DUF2796 domain-containing protein, with protein sequence MTPRTPLKSINSLNVAISLCLCALATTSTANEQQPHQHGHAQLQMAVENNSIDLILTSPAHNLLGFEYQPRTQQQKKTLENARQWLTTQAMVTPDAGNCTVKSASMDFSAKAAEQDHHDHEESHNEANNEHANIEVSQVLDCAGADFSGGFATPLMGQFPEIQDLNVEWVTNSGQGSTKLSAPNDQLRL encoded by the coding sequence ATGACACCCCGCACCCCACTGAAATCCATTAACTCTCTTAATGTCGCCATTAGCCTATGTTTGTGCGCACTGGCCACCACCAGCACCGCCAATGAACAGCAACCCCACCAACACGGCCATGCCCAGCTGCAGATGGCGGTGGAAAACAACAGCATTGACCTGATCCTCACCAGCCCTGCCCACAACCTGCTGGGATTCGAGTATCAACCCCGTACTCAACAACAAAAAAAGACTCTGGAAAACGCCCGCCAGTGGCTAACAACCCAGGCAATGGTCACGCCCGACGCTGGCAACTGCACCGTGAAATCCGCCAGCATGGATTTCAGCGCAAAAGCAGCTGAACAAGATCACCACGACCACGAAGAATCACACAACGAGGCAAACAACGAACACGCCAACATTGAAGTCAGCCAGGTACTCGATTGCGCGGGCGCAGATTTCAGCGGCGGATTCGCAACCCCACTGATGGGCCAATTTCCGGAAATACAGGATTTAAACGTGGAATGGGTCACCAATAGCGGCCAAGGCAGCACAAAGCTAAGCGCACCCAACGATCAGCTCAGGCTCTAG
- a CDS encoding UPF0149 family protein — protein sequence MSLSDASAAPNIEISAEFERWANVFLAHKAFSHPSELHGVLCGRFAAGGRMQEDECAAVVCEHIGLASTALEESPELRVFAAGIYQQALAQLSSMDMSFQPLLPDDDYALDQRLESLISWVRGFLAGMALAAGESLGEAPEEIRELMEDMVAISQLSDEEDASEENDQQLVEITEYVRLGALAVFTEFNEPEQPAKTPPTLH from the coding sequence ATGTCTTTATCCGATGCTTCCGCTGCTCCAAATATCGAGATTTCTGCGGAATTCGAGCGCTGGGCCAATGTGTTTTTGGCACACAAAGCGTTTAGCCACCCGTCTGAGTTACACGGCGTGCTCTGTGGTCGTTTCGCCGCCGGTGGGCGTATGCAAGAAGATGAGTGTGCCGCTGTGGTGTGCGAACATATCGGCCTGGCTTCGACAGCACTGGAAGAGTCGCCGGAGCTTAGGGTGTTCGCCGCGGGAATTTACCAACAGGCCCTGGCGCAGCTGAGCAGTATGGATATGAGCTTTCAGCCCCTGCTGCCAGATGATGATTATGCGCTTGACCAAAGGTTGGAATCGTTAATTTCGTGGGTGCGCGGCTTCCTGGCGGGCATGGCACTGGCGGCGGGTGAGTCACTTGGCGAGGCGCCGGAAGAAATCCGCGAGTTGATGGAAGATATGGTCGCGATCAGCCAGCTGTCTGACGAAGAAGACGCGAGCGAAGAAAACGATCAGCAGCTGGTAGAAATTACCGAATATGTCAGGTTGGGTGCGCTGGCCGTGTTTACCGAGTTTAACGAGCCGGAGCAACCGGCCAAGACGCCCCCTACTCTTCATTAG
- the pepP gene encoding Xaa-Pro aminopeptidase produces the protein MTSMLPVKEFAERRRKLMDHMAPDSIAILPSAPERVRNRDVLHPFRQDSDFHYLTGFGEPESVLVLIPGRAHGESVLFCKERDPLKEQWDGFLVGQEGAVERYGVDDAFPIGDIDDILPGLIEGRSRIYYPLGKDRGFDTRVMDWVKVIRSKVRTGARPPGEFAAVEHLLHDLRLYKSANEIKVMAKAGEISAQAHCNAMKLAREGLNEYHLEAELIHTFRQHGTRETAYPSIVGGGVNGCILHYIENSEPLNNGDLVLIDAGCELECYASDITRTFPVSGHFSEPQKALYEVVLNAQYAAIDAVRPGNHWNQPHEAALNVLTQGLIDLGLIAGPVDDAIANETFKPFFMHRTGHWLGLDVHDVGDYKVGDAWRQLEPGMVMTVEPGLYVSPNNTDVDERWRGIGIRIEDDVVVTKDGCRVLTNGVPKTIDEIEALMAG, from the coding sequence ATGACGTCGATGTTACCTGTAAAGGAATTTGCTGAACGCCGCCGCAAGCTGATGGACCACATGGCGCCGGATAGCATTGCCATTCTGCCTTCGGCGCCAGAACGCGTGCGCAATCGCGACGTTTTGCACCCGTTTCGCCAAGACAGCGACTTTCATTATTTAACCGGCTTTGGTGAGCCTGAGTCGGTGCTGGTGTTGATTCCCGGGCGCGCTCATGGTGAATCGGTGTTGTTCTGCAAAGAGCGCGACCCGTTGAAAGAACAGTGGGACGGCTTTTTAGTGGGCCAGGAAGGTGCCGTTGAGCGTTACGGCGTGGACGACGCTTTCCCGATTGGTGACATCGACGACATCCTGCCGGGCTTGATTGAGGGCCGCAGCCGCATTTATTACCCGCTGGGAAAAGACCGTGGTTTTGACACACGTGTGATGGACTGGGTAAAAGTGATTCGCAGCAAAGTGCGCACCGGTGCCCGTCCTCCCGGTGAATTTGCGGCCGTGGAGCATCTTTTGCACGATTTGCGCCTTTATAAAAGCGCGAATGAAATCAAAGTGATGGCCAAGGCCGGCGAAATCTCAGCCCAGGCCCACTGCAACGCCATGAAACTCGCCCGCGAGGGGCTGAATGAATACCACCTCGAAGCCGAACTGATTCATACGTTTCGCCAGCACGGCACCCGCGAGACGGCGTATCCATCTATTGTGGGTGGCGGCGTGAACGGCTGTATTCTGCATTACATCGAAAACAGCGAGCCCCTGAACAACGGTGATCTGGTATTGATCGATGCCGGCTGTGAACTGGAATGCTATGCCTCTGATATTACCCGCACGTTTCCGGTGAGCGGCCATTTCAGCGAGCCGCAAAAAGCGCTTTACGAGGTGGTGTTGAATGCCCAGTACGCTGCGATTGATGCCGTGCGCCCCGGCAATCACTGGAATCAGCCCCACGAAGCGGCTTTGAATGTGCTTACCCAGGGCCTGATTGATCTGGGCCTGATTGCGGGGCCTGTTGATGACGCCATTGCCAATGAAACCTTCAAGCCGTTTTTCATGCATCGCACCGGCCATTGGTTAGGGTTGGACGTGCACGATGTGGGTGATTACAAGGTGGGTGATGCCTGGCGTCAGTTAGAGCCGGGCATGGTCATGACGGTGGAACCCGGGCTGTACGTGTCACCGAATAACACCGACGTGGATGAGCGCTGGCGCGGAATTGGTATTCGCATTGAAGACGATGTGGTGGTCACCAAAGACGGCTGCCGCGTGCTGACCAACGGCGTGCCAAAAACAATTGACGAAATTGAAGCATTGATGGCGGGCTGA
- the ubiH gene encoding 2-octaprenyl-6-methoxyphenyl hydroxylase — translation MAVNDTDTDVLIAGGGLAGATLALALARMVPQLRVTVAETFPLASNAEPSSYQPSYDARSTALAWGSRLIYEQLGLWPALAQHAAPIRHIHVSDRGHFGAARLHAAEYRQDALGYVVDNRWMGLCLVRELLKTQVQWLAPAEVTDMTCHGDNVGVTVTTAGEARELSARCLVVADGGRSDLRERLGFQIRHQPYGQNALIANVTTADSHQFAAYERFTDSGPMALLPHGSPTRASHQSALVWTLSDSELEEVLAMPDADKCTRLQQRFGWRLGRFNRIGECHHYPLALTLVDNPVRPGVALVGNAAHSLHPVAGQGFNLALRGLMTLVEQFRLASEQGSNPGELAVLQRYQQLHQSDRVQTAGFSDSLIQIFGSPLPPLAAARDAGLMGLDLLPAAKRWFAGNAMGLGGRTARIQRPGSHNSKALSHD, via the coding sequence GTGGCGGTAAACGATACGGATACCGATGTCCTGATTGCCGGCGGAGGTCTGGCCGGAGCGACCTTGGCTTTGGCGCTGGCACGCATGGTGCCGCAACTGCGTGTCACCGTGGCAGAGACTTTCCCCCTAGCCAGCAATGCTGAGCCAAGCAGCTACCAGCCCAGCTACGATGCACGGTCCACCGCCTTGGCCTGGGGTTCGAGGCTGATTTATGAGCAGCTTGGTTTGTGGCCTGCATTGGCCCAGCACGCCGCCCCGATACGTCACATTCACGTATCGGATCGCGGTCATTTTGGCGCTGCTCGTCTGCACGCCGCAGAATACCGCCAGGATGCCTTGGGCTACGTCGTGGATAACCGCTGGATGGGCTTGTGTTTGGTGCGTGAGCTGTTAAAAACGCAGGTGCAATGGTTGGCGCCGGCGGAAGTGACTGACATGACTTGCCACGGTGACAATGTGGGCGTGACGGTAACCACCGCAGGCGAGGCCAGGGAGCTGAGCGCGCGCTGCCTGGTGGTGGCTGACGGCGGCCGCTCCGATTTGCGTGAGCGCTTGGGATTTCAGATTCGGCACCAGCCCTACGGCCAGAATGCGTTGATTGCTAACGTAACCACCGCCGACAGTCATCAGTTTGCTGCCTACGAGCGCTTCACCGACAGCGGCCCCATGGCGTTGCTGCCCCATGGCTCGCCGACGCGCGCGAGCCATCAGTCAGCGCTGGTGTGGACCTTGTCGGATTCAGAGCTGGAAGAGGTGTTGGCCATGCCCGACGCCGACAAATGCACGCGCTTACAGCAACGCTTTGGATGGCGTCTGGGGCGCTTTAACCGCATTGGCGAATGCCATCACTACCCGCTGGCGCTAACGCTGGTAGACAACCCGGTGCGCCCGGGCGTTGCATTGGTGGGCAATGCTGCTCACAGTTTGCACCCGGTGGCGGGCCAAGGTTTTAATCTGGCCTTGCGCGGATTGATGACGTTGGTCGAGCAATTCCGCCTGGCCAGTGAGCAAGGCAGCAACCCCGGCGAACTTGCGGTATTGCAGCGTTACCAGCAATTACACCAGAGCGACCGCGTGCAAACCGCTGGTTTTTCCGACTCCCTGATTCAAATTTTTGGCTCGCCACTGCCACCGCTCGCGGCGGCCAGAGATGCCGGTTTAATGGGTTTAGACTTGCTGCCCGCGGCAAAACGCTGGTTTGCAGGCAACGCCATGGGTCTTGGCGGTCGCACAGCCCGCATTCAGCGCCCTGGTTCTCACAACAGCAAGGCGCTGAGCCATGACTGA
- a CDS encoding UbiH/UbiF/VisC/COQ6 family ubiquinone biosynthesis hydroxylase → MTEEHSSQTPAVADIMIVGGGMVGSALALGLAQQGWHVVLVEASPLASLQTAAEPATGVDDFEPRVSAISMASQRLLEGLGAWAEVAAGRHCPYQVMTVWDAEGTGRIEFDAAEMRAEALGAIVENRHIVRALFNALEASPATIISGAKVAGWLANRPNGEGGEGGEGGDAPGIRLEDGQQLRARLVVAADGAQSQLRQLVGLPTREWDYDQQAIVATVRSKQLHHYTARQSFSCTGPLALLPLQADNGNEHFCSIVWSQDTLEARRLMALDDAAFNAELARAIELPADSIEAISRRFAFPLRQRHAMDYTAPGFALVGDAAHSIHPLAGQGANLGYGDVAVLLEELKRARKLDLNPGDALVLGRYQRRRKSENLAMMAAMEGLKQLFGRDELPLRWLRNQGMNWLNQLAPLKNRLAAEAMGLKD, encoded by the coding sequence ATGACTGAAGAGCACAGCTCACAAACGCCCGCCGTGGCGGACATTATGATTGTTGGTGGCGGTATGGTGGGGTCGGCCCTGGCTTTGGGGTTGGCGCAACAGGGTTGGCACGTTGTTCTGGTTGAGGCCAGCCCCCTGGCGAGTTTGCAGACCGCTGCGGAGCCGGCGACCGGTGTTGATGATTTCGAGCCCCGTGTGAGCGCCATCTCCATGGCCAGCCAGCGGTTGCTGGAAGGGCTTGGTGCTTGGGCAGAAGTGGCCGCGGGCCGCCACTGCCCTTACCAGGTGATGACCGTGTGGGACGCTGAAGGCACGGGCCGTATCGAATTCGATGCCGCAGAGATGCGCGCCGAAGCGCTGGGCGCGATTGTCGAAAACCGCCATATTGTGCGGGCCCTGTTTAATGCTCTGGAGGCCAGCCCGGCGACCATTATCAGTGGCGCCAAAGTTGCTGGCTGGCTGGCGAACAGGCCGAATGGAGAGGGTGGAGAGGGTGGAGAGGGTGGAGATGCTCCCGGTATTCGCCTGGAAGATGGCCAACAGCTGCGGGCGCGATTGGTGGTAGCGGCAGATGGGGCGCAATCACAGTTGCGTCAGTTAGTAGGTTTACCTACCCGCGAATGGGATTATGATCAACAGGCCATTGTGGCCACGGTGCGCAGCAAGCAGCTGCACCATTATACCGCGCGGCAAAGTTTCTCCTGCACTGGCCCGCTGGCATTGCTGCCGTTGCAGGCTGACAACGGCAACGAACATTTCTGTTCGATTGTGTGGTCTCAAGACACGCTGGAAGCCCGGCGCCTGATGGCGCTGGATGACGCCGCTTTCAACGCTGAACTGGCGCGTGCCATAGAACTGCCGGCGGATTCGATTGAAGCGATTTCCCGTCGCTTTGCGTTTCCTCTGCGCCAGCGCCACGCCATGGATTACACAGCGCCAGGCTTTGCGCTTGTGGGCGACGCCGCGCACAGTATTCATCCGCTGGCGGGCCAGGGTGCCAATCTGGGTTATGGCGACGTGGCGGTATTGCTGGAGGAATTAAAGCGTGCCCGCAAGCTGGACTTGAACCCCGGCGATGCTCTGGTGCTTGGGCGCTACCAGCGCCGCCGAAAATCGGAAAATTTGGCCATGATGGCAGCCATGGAAGGTTTGAAGCAGCTGTTTGGCCGCGACGAACTGCCGTTACGGTGGCTGCGTAATCAGGGTATGAATTGGCTTAACCAGTTGGCGCCCCTGAAAAACCGGCTGGCCGCTGAAGCCATGGGGCTAAAGGACTAA
- a CDS encoding DUF808 domain-containing protein → MAGSSLFALIDDIATILDDISLMTKAATKKTAGVLGDDLALNAQQVAGVKPSRELPVVWAVAKGSLLNKAILVPAAVAISFFVPWLVTPLLMLGGAFLCYEGAEKLVHRFLHKAEHDQHKKDLKEALKNPQADLKQVEKDKIKGAIRTDFILSAEIIAITLGTVTQQPIGMQFAVLSVVAFMITVGVYGLVAGIVKLDDGGLYLTKKDSALAQKLGHGILWFAPYMMKTLSVLGTIAMFLVGGGILTHGFSAIGHGIESFAEGLGEMASAVLPILANGLFGLVAGLLLVAVLTPLLKKFKNRKLSKAEG, encoded by the coding sequence ATGGCCGGAAGCAGCCTATTTGCACTGATTGATGACATTGCTACCATTCTTGACGACATATCGTTGATGACCAAGGCTGCCACCAAAAAGACCGCCGGCGTGCTGGGGGATGATTTGGCGCTGAACGCGCAACAGGTTGCCGGCGTAAAACCCTCGCGGGAATTGCCGGTGGTGTGGGCGGTGGCGAAAGGGTCGCTGCTGAACAAGGCGATTCTGGTGCCTGCGGCGGTGGCCATCAGCTTTTTTGTGCCTTGGTTGGTAACCCCCTTGCTGATGCTCGGCGGTGCGTTTCTGTGTTACGAGGGCGCGGAAAAACTGGTGCACCGGTTTTTGCACAAAGCCGAACACGACCAGCATAAAAAAGACCTGAAAGAAGCTCTGAAAAATCCGCAAGCCGACCTGAAACAAGTGGAAAAAGACAAAATAAAGGGCGCCATCCGCACCGACTTTATTCTGTCAGCAGAAATCATCGCTATTACCCTTGGCACAGTGACTCAACAGCCCATCGGCATGCAGTTCGCTGTGCTGTCAGTGGTGGCGTTTATGATTACCGTGGGTGTTTACGGTCTGGTGGCGGGTATTGTAAAACTGGACGATGGCGGCCTGTACCTGACGAAAAAAGACAGCGCCCTGGCGCAAAAACTGGGCCACGGTATTTTGTGGTTTGCGCCCTATATGATGAAAACCCTGTCGGTACTCGGCACCATTGCCATGTTTCTGGTGGGAGGTGGCATACTTACCCATGGTTTTTCCGCCATCGGCCACGGCATTGAGAGCTTTGCTGAAGGCCTGGGAGAGATGGCCAGCGCAGTATTGCCGATACTGGCCAACGGCCTATTCGGTTTGGTCGCAGGATTGCTGCTGGTGGCGGTACTAACGCCATTGCTGAAAAAATTTAAAAACCGGAAACTCAGCAAAGCTGAGGGTTAG
- a CDS encoding 16S rRNA (uracil(1498)-N(3))-methyltransferase, whose protein sequence is MNLALLFTADFISADTVRLSDRRLEHLRRIRKIAVGDSVPVGQVNGNIGVGRVTSLTEHYAELHISLDQAPPTPLPLTLMLAMPRPKMFRRTLQTCATLGVKELWLMNSYKVEKSFWQTPWLQEPALHDNLVLGLEQARDTLMPKVHIRKLFKPFVEDELPALLAGKQALVAHPGSAQPCPLHLPGPAALCIGPEGGFTDYEVDKLQQAGCQAVHLGQRILRVETAVPVLVSRLFDGCV, encoded by the coding sequence ATGAATCTGGCCCTGCTGTTCACCGCAGATTTCATCTCTGCAGATACTGTGCGCTTGAGCGACCGCCGCCTGGAGCATTTACGCCGCATTCGTAAAATCGCCGTGGGCGATAGCGTGCCGGTGGGCCAAGTGAACGGCAATATCGGCGTGGGCCGGGTTACCAGCCTGACCGAGCACTACGCCGAACTTCACATCAGCCTTGACCAAGCCCCGCCAACACCTCTGCCGCTTACACTGATGTTGGCCATGCCGCGGCCAAAAATGTTCCGTCGCACTCTACAAACCTGCGCTACTCTGGGCGTAAAAGAACTGTGGCTGATGAACAGCTACAAAGTGGAAAAGAGCTTTTGGCAAACCCCATGGCTGCAAGAGCCGGCATTGCATGACAACTTGGTGTTGGGGCTGGAGCAAGCTCGCGACACATTGATGCCAAAAGTGCACATTCGCAAACTGTTCAAGCCCTTTGTGGAAGACGAGTTACCGGCGCTTCTGGCCGGCAAACAAGCACTGGTGGCACATCCCGGCAGTGCACAGCCTTGCCCTCTGCACCTGCCAGGCCCGGCGGCCCTTTGCATTGGCCCCGAAGGCGGCTTCACCGATTACGAAGTGGATAAACTGCAGCAGGCAGGGTGCCAGGCTGTACATCTGGGCCAACGCATACTGCGGGTAGAAACCGCCGTACCGGTGCTGGTCAGCCGGTTGTTTGACGGGTGCGTGTAA
- the tatC gene encoding twin-arginine translocase subunit TatC, with product MTEQTGAGNHVPDQPEMPLIEHLLELRNRLLKMVLAVVVCFAFIYPFANELYLWLSEPIRSLLPIGQSMIATDVTSPFFAPLKLALVLAVFAAIPVILYQLWSFIAPGLYAHEKKIAFPLLFSSVLLFYLGAAFAYYVVFPLVFGFFTSVGPESIVELPDITSYLNFVLKMFFAFGVAFEIPIATILLIITGITTPDDLAAKRPYVVVGCFVIGMLLTPPDIISQTLLALPMWILFEVGILFGRLMKRKVVGTSEEKELGSE from the coding sequence ATGACAGAACAGACCGGGGCAGGTAACCACGTGCCCGACCAGCCTGAAATGCCGCTGATTGAACATCTACTGGAATTGCGTAACCGCCTGCTGAAAATGGTACTGGCGGTGGTGGTGTGTTTCGCCTTTATTTACCCGTTTGCCAACGAACTTTACCTTTGGTTGTCTGAACCTATCCGCAGCCTGCTGCCGATCGGCCAGAGCATGATTGCCACCGATGTTACCTCTCCGTTTTTTGCCCCTCTGAAGTTGGCTCTGGTGCTGGCAGTGTTTGCCGCCATCCCGGTCATTCTGTACCAGCTTTGGAGCTTTATTGCCCCGGGCCTTTACGCCCATGAGAAAAAAATAGCCTTTCCACTGCTTTTTTCGTCAGTATTGCTGTTCTATCTGGGCGCTGCGTTTGCCTACTACGTGGTGTTTCCACTGGTTTTCGGCTTCTTTACCTCGGTTGGCCCTGAGAGCATTGTGGAACTGCCAGACATCACCAGCTACCTGAATTTTGTGTTGAAAATGTTCTTCGCCTTTGGCGTGGCGTTCGAGATTCCAATTGCCACCATTCTGCTGATTATTACCGGCATCACCACGCCGGATGACTTAGCTGCGAAACGTCCTTATGTGGTGGTAGGTTGCTTTGTGATAGGTATGCTACTGACCCCACCGGACATTATCTCGCAAACTTTGCTGGCGCTGCCCATGTGGATTCTGTTTGAGGTCGGCATCCTGTTCGGCCGGCTGATGAAACGCAAAGTTGTGGGTACCAGCGAGGAAAAAGAGCTCGGCAGCGAATGA
- the tatB gene encoding Sec-independent protein translocase protein TatB, translated as MFDIGFLELLICGVIALLVLGPERLPSAARAAGRWIGSARRMMGQFTSELDRELKAEELRQELRKAGDVGLEDVQKTVRDALNEAKKYENMVKPAQNQLDQANRNVTSALSELWDEDGTPTIAKPADSSPEKALDGTPDTASNAAPESPVDLKKPSPSSGDASDTRS; from the coding sequence ATGTTTGATATCGGCTTTCTTGAGCTACTGATCTGCGGCGTTATTGCTCTGCTGGTGCTGGGGCCTGAGCGCTTGCCCTCGGCTGCGCGCGCTGCCGGGCGCTGGATAGGGTCTGCGCGTCGTATGATGGGCCAATTTACCTCAGAGCTTGACCGTGAGCTAAAGGCCGAAGAACTTCGCCAAGAACTGCGCAAGGCTGGCGATGTGGGCCTGGAGGATGTTCAAAAAACCGTCCGTGATGCCCTGAATGAAGCTAAGAAATACGAAAACATGGTCAAACCGGCGCAGAACCAGCTGGATCAGGCCAACCGCAACGTAACGTCCGCGCTGTCCGAACTGTGGGACGAAGATGGAACACCTACCATCGCAAAACCCGCCGACAGCTCGCCGGAAAAGGCGTTAGATGGAACTCCCGATACAGCGTCAAATGCGGCGCCAGAAAGCCCGGTTGATCTTAAAAAACCTTCCCCCAGCTCTGGGGATGCTTCGGATACGCGTTCATGA
- the tatA gene encoding twin-arginine translocase TatA/TatE family subunit, whose product MGISIWQLLIVLGIVILLFGTKKLRNIGTDLGGAIRGFKKSMTDDDGKTDTSNPDNLEEKDSAQFQQSAADDKTRDKTQS is encoded by the coding sequence ATGGGCATCAGTATTTGGCAACTTCTTATCGTACTCGGCATTGTTATTTTGCTGTTCGGAACTAAAAAACTGCGCAATATCGGTACCGATCTTGGCGGCGCCATTCGTGGTTTTAAAAAGTCCATGACCGATGACGATGGTAAAACCGACACCTCCAATCCGGATAATCTGGAGGAGAAAGACAGCGCACAGTTTCAGCAGTCCGCTGCGGACGACAAAACCCGGGACAAAACCCAAAGCTGA